AGGaaagtatattttttaaagattataaaatataaattaatgttattaaaaaaattacaacaTAGAGGACTATAGAAGaaggaattaaaaaaaaatatattatacatatcacattattaataaaatgtatatacatgcatttttttaagagaATAAGCAAAGATGTGAATATTTCAGTTAGCCCATGTTGAAATGAAAacttatgaaaataaacagTTCCATGTTTTGGGggtttattatcattttatattatccaAATCAAAAGGGaaagataaataaattgaGAGATAAATGAGTATATGCATAAAGGGGTCAGACGTGGAAAAGTGCGTATTggaaatgtaaaaaaaaaattattttttattctgaAAGTAATAgtatagttatatatatatgtgtgtaaCTACATAAggaatcatatatatacatgctTATACGCACATGtgtacatattatatatatgcgcTTGCAATGTCGCTGGAAAAATGCTAGGTATTCATATCCGTATACGAAAATATGcctaataaaaaaagggcgaaaaatatgaaaaaaactGTGCGAACAAATACaattgaaaaaaagaaaaatgatatttatatttaaagcCATTTTATTcgcaaatatttattataacatagttttttcttttcacacaaaaaataacagtaacaattatatatatataaaaaaaaataattttaaaaattttaagtttaaaaaaagtaaatatatgtCTAAAAAGTGTAACACAACATTTTTGTGCATGAATAATGAAGAACAAAATGATtcactaaaaaaaaataaatcaggGGATAGTTTAAAATTTTACGGATTttcacatatttataaacatttaaaaacaGATCAATCAAATATAGattctataaaaaaaggaaaagatgaaaatagtaaaacatctcatgaaaattttgtcaaaaatgattttataaaacaaGTGTCAGCATTTTCccaagaaaataaaaatgatataaagaaatatcccgaagaagataaaaaatgcaCACTAAACCCAGACAATAATAGTGTAAATAGTATAAGTGTTAACGTATTAGTTAAAGACGAACCAAATAGGATACAAAAAATGgcatttgaaaatatatatgattatagcaatatatttaaagaaaaagaaaaaaaaattcatataaaaaaatatgttgctaatatatttcagAAATTACCAAAATTTAAAGACAATCTAAAAGTAATTAAAGATGCATTATTGTATCTAAAATTTATAGAAAAAGGAaacttatatttaattaaagaTTTGGATAAGAAAAGCATAAATTCAGAACCATATGAcgatttttcaaataaaaaaaaaaaaaaaggaacaaaaaaagataaaataaaattagaaTTAACtagtatttataataatataaataaagaaaaacacacaaaaaaaagaatatgcAAAGAATGCTGTATTAAAGTAgatttatatacaaaacTTTTATCAAGACCtttaaacaatatatataatttgcacacaaatctaaaaaaatatttgcatCCTTTTCAGTATAgtttatatgaaaatgctataacaaatatgtataaagaTGGAGAAGCTTCAATGCCATTAAATGatgtattaaataatattgtagAAGTAAGAAAATTAATAACAGTAACTGGAAAAGCATATGCAGGacaaatgaaatatttaaaaaccTGTAGagaaatatttaacaaattaaatgaagCTATAGTTGATCTAAATGTTATTTTACAATCAGGAAGAAAGTGGCtagatttatataattcatacattaaaaaaattaaaaaaattaaatatattgatataGAAAAACCAGCCATATCAATTATAGGTTGTACTAATGTAGGAAAAAGTAGTATTCTAAATTCTATTACAAATTCTAAATCTAAAATAGCAagttataattttacaaCTAAAGAGTTTAATCTAGGCCATTATTCATTtgtaaatgaaaatgatatatttacagCACAAATTATGGATTTGCCAGGACTTATAAATCGAcaagaagaaaaaagaaacatCATGGAAAAACTTTCTCTTTcttctttaaaaaatatacctTCTGGAGTTATCTATGTTTTTGAtccattaaaaaaagaggatcataaattttcttctttaaAATCACAAATAGAAATTAGATATTATTTAAGAGGACTTTTTCCATTTAGACCATGGATTGATGTTATAACCAAATCAGATTTAATTGATTTTTCAATGGTAAATATTCCTaaagatataaaagaaaatgctatttttatttcaacaGAATACAAAGATTCGTTGTTACCActgaaagaaaaaataaacgaaATGACAttcaaattaaataaattctTGCTCAAGCATACGATGGAATaatctattttttttttttcttaaactGTCATAATTCTTGAATattattcttattattttgatgtttatattttatattttcataaattaagtctttaattttatttccatattatttgtttcatAGTTCACCTTTTAAGGCACCTcaaacaatatataatgtttcTATTTGTTTTTAGTATTCCCACCAATTTTAACATTGCAAATAGTATAACACATTTCAAAATGCTAAATTAGTGCTCTTTTATAAGCATtagtttatatatttttttttaatatgaaaataacaatagCATTCACAATTTCATTAAAACACTGCAAACAAATtgcaaaaaatatcatGAAAAAAACAGTTTAACTACTAATCAGCAatttaatacaaaattaaacTAAATATGATGGacatgtatattatttttattttttataaatctgttcagaataaatattatttccatCATATGTAACTTGGTCATTTTTATGAAGTTCTATGTAATTTGTATTAGTTAAATTATTCTCACAATTATACATTTGttgattaatatattttgatgatTTTGTATTCTctgaatttatatttatatgttttagtTCTTTGATACAGTAATTTATAATTCCTGTCGTATTGTTTCTAAAGCAAAACGGGTTTTTAAGAAAGTTAACACTAATTCCATTTACCTGAACATTGTAACCAGCATCAATGTCAGGAATATATGGGCCATTAAAAAGTGTGGTTTTCATAgttaaaaagaaaaaagataaattaaaagaaaaagagaAACAGTTTTATACACAAAACAATAATTGCCTAATAGACAGTATATTtacttttaaatatgtttatatttttttaaaaaatgatttaccaaatgaaaaaaaaaaataagtttgTAGTAAATGTCCATAACCAATGAAAGccaatttattattaaattgaaaaagtaatatattaatataatgaatCTTAATAaagtttatttattgtaaTTCGTTACTTTGGttaaatcatattttaaaaaaagaaaaaaatataattttaaaatatattcatataagtGTTTTTTCTGGAAAATGGCTagaaaacatatataattttatgaacgagtaataatttctttatttctCCATGACCATGCAATAATTTCCCCGTTTTGTCTATGAACCAACCAACTTTTGTAGTTTTATAGCTATTAAATTctgtcttttttttattacataatAAGGGTGAAAAATAGGCTATATAGCCTTTATTGTGTGtggaatattatatttttttaaaaacacTTTGAAAGTTTTGCCATGTTAAATtatatccatatttttatatacacacaAATTTACCCAGAAAAGCccataaattattattatttaaacaattattatattatatgttttttttttttttaatttaatatagaGTTAATTCAAGAtgattataaattatttttaaaatttattaagtATTGTAGATGTTTTAGCgattaatatatcattattaaaaaacgctgtcatatatataggaaAACTGGTGGTGGTTAAAAAAGTCGTGGCCCATTggttgtaaaaaaaaatatataaacttattataaattgaaaagactctttaaaaaaatataatttatatactgacaatttataaacttccattgttaatattgaaaatattttatgaaaatttctttagtacatatatattgtattatatatatataaaattgattttaaaaaaatgaacacACACACGCACGTACAcacaaataaatgaaaaaaaaagcaaatgtatattttatataggAAAAAACAACGAAAAAATCTATAAGTATAAATTcccattatttttttacaaaatatgtattGAGAGTTTTATCagtatgataaaataaattacgctcctttaaataaaatttatatataattttatggaaaattatttggGAATTAACACATGTTAAGagaaattaatatatataaaaaaacaaaaaaatgtagaaGTGTGCAAagttattaattttaattaaaatttgcTAAATATGTGCAATTAgatattcatttaataatttatttaattacaataatgtaaaagtacaataataaaaaataaaataaacaaatagtTAGAAACATCaccataaaaaaaaaaatatatattaagaaTCTATAAGTGTTGTTAAAGAGCAAACCCAAAActatgttatatatatatatatatatattataacaGTTGCATAGAATTGCTCTCACATTTACACACAAATGACATattgatattattttagTTAAATAAGACTgtgtttttaattaaaattcatggtttgttttaatacttttaaaggaaaacattttaaaaaaaatacatatacatatgcgTGCACACAATAAGGTATAACaccatatattttatgattatGCTTTAGATTTAAATCAAACATTTAATTtactttttaataaatctaCCAAAGCGATGGGAAATCGATGTTGCACGGGAAGAGAtgtatgaaaataaaataaatgaacaagcaaataaatatatatgcaaaaaataatttttaattttatggaaatatatctttttatCGTCCATTATAAGCATGTGTGctatatttcatttttattttatagttACTTTATAAAAGCAAGCTTCAAGAGCTTGGAATTGAGGGATCGAAAACAATAAGAAAATTGTTATCTTTTACAa
The DNA window shown above is from Plasmodium berghei ANKA genome assembly, chromosome: 7 and carries:
- a CDS encoding GTP-binding protein, putative; this encodes MIFIFKAILFANIYYNIVFSFHTKNNSNNYIYIKKNNFKNFKFKKSKYMSKKCNTTFLCMNNEEQNDSLKKNKSGDSLKFYGFSHIYKHLKTDQSNIDSIKKGKDENSKTSHENFVKNDFIKQVSAFSQENKNDIKKYPEEDKKCTLNPDNNSVNSISVNVLVKDEPNRIQKMAFENIYDYSNIFKEKEKKIHIKKYVANIFQKLPKFKDNLKVIKDALLYLKFIEKGNLYLIKDLDKKSINSEPYDDFSNKKKKKGTKKDKIKLELTSIYNNINKEKHTKKRICKECCIKVDLYTKLLSRPLNNIYNLHTNLKKYLHPFQYSLYENAITNMYKDGEASMPLNDVLNNIVEVRKLITVTGKAYAGQMKYLKTCREIFNKLNEAIVDLNVILQSGRKWLDLYNSYIKKIKKIKYIDIEKPAISIIGCTNVGKSSILNSITNSKSKIASYNFTTKEFNLGHYSFVNENDIFTAQIMDLPGLINRQEEKRNIMEKLSLSSLKNIPSGVIYVFDPLKKEDHKFSSLKSQIEIRYYLRGLFPFRPWIDVITKSDLIDFSMVNIPKDIKENAIFISTEYKDSLLPLKEKINEMTFKLNKFLLKHTME